The genomic DNA ATGTATACAATCTTGATGGAATCAATTAAATCCAATCAAAGAACCGCACCTTAGATCATTTAAGAGTTTGAATTGTTTTGTGTTGTTCTTCCATTCACCACTCCCTAATGAGTCATACAACATAATCCTAGAGCTATGGCATGACacttttctaaagtaaaaaaaaaaaaaaacaaaaaacaaaactcACTAAGTGATGAAGCAATAATGTTCTTTACAAAATCAATATTAAGATCTCTTAATCTTTAAGTACAAAATGATAACTTTTGTCCAAGCGAATGAAACTTTATGACTGAAATTTACTCAAGTCTTTGATTTACTTTAAAGGGTAAAACCTCTAGATGGATCTTAGACTTATTCCTCGCTTATACAAGACGATAAGAATTTAAGCACAAAGAATACGAAAGTGCAATTTAGAGGAGGAAATGAGTTATCAAATTAGAGCCCAATGTCTGCATACGAGACATTATGCACACAAAATTAAGTGTAATTATGGCTAAGTGGTCGATTCTAATTAGCTTATTTTGATGTGGTTGACAAAGGAATTAAGTTAGACCTATTTTGTGATTCTAATATGTTTGACAAGCATCTAGGTAGGTGTAAAATTTTGACAGATAACTTCAGGAGTAGCGATGTCTTAATAGATGCTGAATTAGTGGCGAGATTGACAAAAATCTAAAAGGTAATGACAAATGGAAAAATCTAAGAGGTCTTGACAGACGAAAAAGACCAAGAGATTTTTTTTAGATGAAAAATTCATAGAAGTTAAAGTTGACTAAATGATTTGTAATTGAAAAGTTAAATAGGTAAAGATTGATTAGATACTCAAGTTAATTTAGTTGACTAAAAAAGGTATGATTTTCAGTTGCCTAAACAATTGAGTTCGATTAGATAATCAATTCTTCTCACAAGCAAAAAGGGGTATGACTCGAACTGACTAGGCGACCAACTGTCGGAGAGAGATTACTTTCTGTTTGAATTGAATCGGGTCTTAAGTCGACTTAAATTTGTCTTTGCAACTAATTGAGCAGGTTAGAAGAGATTAAATCAACTGATATGGAGGTCTTCACTCTTCACTCGAAAATTAGATTGCTGTTGCAACTAATTGATTTTTAAGGATGATTGATGTGGCAGGAAGTAAATAGATGGTCCAGACTGAAACAATCAATTTAGCATGTCTGGCAAAGGACTGAGAGGGAGGTGAAGACAAGTGGAATTAGTTTCAAATAGTGGACTGCTgttgcttctgcttctgcttctgcttctgtaGCACTTTCAGTATGCTCTGGGAAGTGCAGTAAGCAATGGCCTGCACCGTCACCATCGGGTTCACCCCCAGCGCCGTCGGGAACACGCTCGTGTCCGCCACGTACAGCTTCTCCACCTCCCAAGTCTCCCCTGACTGGCTCACCGCCCCTTTCCGCTCCTCCGCCGACATCCGGCAGCTCCCCATCTGGTGCGCCGACATCACCGGCGTCCTCCCGTCCCTCAGCACCCTTTTCCGAACCTTTCGGGCAAGCCATTCCACTCCTCCTTCGACGACCCTCACCCTCTCTCCTTTCGCGTGCTGCGTCCCCACTTCCTCAGCTCCAGCCGCCGCCAGTACCCTAATCGCCGCCTCCAGCGCCACCTTCAGTTTCCCTTCGTCCTCCTCCTCCATCCCGTAACACACCCACTCTGACCCGTCCACCGTGCCGGAGCCTTTGTCCCTCACCAGCGCGAACACGTGGACCGTGCGGGAGAACCGGGCCATCCTCTCCCGGAAGTCTGCCGCCGACGCCCACGGCGTCACCGTCGCGAACATCCCCGGGTGCAGCATCGGCGTTTGCAGGAGCGTCCCGTAGCCCGACTCGTGGGATTCGGAGTACATGGTTGTCAGTATTCCTCCCTCGTAGTTTCTCTTCCCATTGTCCGGCCACTTATCCGGCGGGAAATACCCCCACGCCATCACCACCGGGTGGACGTGGAGATGCCTTCCGATGTGCGCATTTTTCAGCCCGCTCCGCTTCAGCAGACCCGGCGTGTTCAACGCGCCGCAAGCCACCACCGTCACCTCCGACTCCACCACGAATTCTTGAACGCCGCCGCCGAAGGCGAAGGCGACGGCGACGCCCTTCGCGACGCGTCGCCGCTGGTTGGGTCCTCTGTCTTTTTGGTGCATTAATATCCTCACCGCGCTGCATCCCGGGAGAATCAACCCGTTACCGGAGTCGGCCAGGTCGGCGAGCCACGTCTCCGTGGTGCTCCTCTTCTTGCCGCTCCGGCAGCCGAGGTGACACCACCCGCAGTAGTGGTCGGGCGGTGCGTTCCGCGGCACGTCAGCCGGCTCCATCCCCAGCGCTTCGCACCCTTTCCTCAGCACCATATTGTTGAAACCTTCCTCCTCGACGCCGGTCTGCACTCCCATGCGGTCGCACACGGCGTCAAGCGCGCGGTCGTAGGACTCTCTGCCGAAGAGTTCAAGGCCGAATTTATCGCACCACTCGCGCCGCACGTGCTCCGGCGTCCGAATGGAGGCCGACCAGTTGACGGCGGACCCACCGCCGACGGTGGAGCCGGCGAGGAACAGAGTCGTCAAGTCCCAATTGGGGAGGATGCCGCCACACTCGTACATGTGGCTCAGCGCGTCTCCTTCGAGGAGAGACAGGTCGCTCCTCGGGAAATAAGAACCCTTCTCGATGACGATGACCTTGTGGCCGGCCTTGGCGAGGACGCCGGCGACGACGCTCCCACCGCAACCGGAGCCGATCACTACGACGTCGCAGGCAACGGTGAGGAACGAGGAGGTGGTGGCGCGGAATCCAGCACTTCGGATGGTTTGCAAGATTGCGTCCCTCGGCATGTCCATCCGGAGCAGAGCGCCATGGAGCGGCGCGCGTTGAGTGCTGTAGACGCTTACGTCAGGGTCCGGGCCACAATAATCCATCGCTTTCCACGCTACATTGGTCTTGTCTTCCTTCAACTGCTTCCTCGCACGCAACTTTCTTCTCAAATTCATTTTTGATCTCCAAACAAATCTTAATCAAACGATAAAATGATCAGGATTCGACCTGAGTGAAGTAAACGAAGGCGATGAGATACTTGAAGGTGCGGAAGAGCATCCTGAAAATGAAAAACGAGCTGAGTGACCACGCAAGAAGGACCTCCTCCCGCTTCCCCCTCTCGACACCGGCGAAGCTGCTGAAGAAGGGGAACTCCGGCGACAAGCTCCGACGTCCGCACAGCGCGAAGGTGCCGTACCACGTCGACAGGAGCCACAAGGCGAAGCGCAGCAGCCACATCAACGGGTGCCTGATTCCGCCGGACAACAATCCCCCAACCTACGATCGTCAAATCATCAACCAACGTTCGAATTGCGGCGACAACCAATTGATCAATGACAGCTTAATTATATTACGACAGCAGGCGTCCCGGCCATGGAGGCTGAGGTGGCGTAGAACTCGACGAGCCCTTCGTCGTCGACGCGGGGAAGCTGCACGGAGGGGAGCAAGGTGTCGCAAACTGCCGTCAGCGCCTCCATCTCTCGCCGCGTGAGCAGGTTCGGGTGCTGCTTCGCCGCCGGCGCCATCTCCATCCTCACTTCCGATGCATCGCCGCGGATGGCGAACGTGCGAATATAAAGCCAAGGATCGCGATTCTGAGAGCAAGGAGGAGTTAATGATTGCACGACGGACCCAATTGCGAATCAACAGGAGCAACATCAATGCAGTTCCAGTTTTAGTCAATTGGGCGGGTGCAACCGCCGCGTTGAATGCGTCCTGCTTTCCCGGGTGCGGCAAGCGAATTAACCATCGCCGAGGAGGTGGTCCATGTGAAAGTGGACGAGGGTTGACGAAGGCGGCGCGGCGCCTCCACCATTGTCACACTCGATGTGGAGAGTTAAACCGAGTCTGACGGACTCGAACACGAAGATTAAGGCTACGTTTATTTGGAAGGATGGTGGGTGACCGCCCATGTGCTAATAGTAAGACATTTAAAGTCCAACATACGTAGGCATTTCAAAAACCATCGTTTCCACTGTTGAATAGTAAAACATTCAAATAATTCCATCGAATCTAATTGTAGACTAGCAATtgcgaaaataaaattaatgcaaACTATAAATTCTGACATGTGTCGAGATTCAATGTCATCCATTAATGTCGCTAGCACTACTTATAGTTAGAAAACCAACCTGGGACTTAATCTTCCGTATGAAATATATAGAAGGATGACTATTGTATCTCCTCTCCAAATGATAAAAAGAAGAATTGTACACAATGATCCTACGGTGATcacaatccatatatatatatataactttaaaatttaattccCTTATCAGCtcattataaataataataaaatgaattaACGAATTTCTATACATAACATCTACATCCAATaaatcaaactcataaaaaacaTATCATCACATTTATTGACTTTGTCCATCATGACAATATTGCATGTTACGACCTCAACATGTAAGCCCATCTTATGGAGAAATAATATTCAAGAATCTTCTACTTAGGATACTTATAATTTCGTATGTAACACAATTAATTTCTTAGTTGAGCTCAATACTAATTTTTTTAGTTGAATATCTTCTTATAATAATCTGGTGCATTGACTTAATTAGTACCAGACTAAAGTGATCTTGTTATTGCACTAATAACAAGCCCAAATAGTAATTATAAGACCATTATCTTTAATGACATGAATTTGATATGAGTATGTAGCATGAGAATTGCATAAAATGTAATATATACATGTCTATTCTCAACCTCTTTATGACTCCAACGAGTTTAAATCATGTTTACAAATACCTTATGTAAAACTATAACAGTAAATCATGATTTATCTTTATGACTTCAAtaagttcatatcatatttacaaacatcaTATGCTAAACTAGCATTATAAATCATGATATCTTTATTTTAGAGTGTTAAAATAAAATACACATGTATTTGTAAACCTTAATATGTACAATAACCAGAATATACATGTGTTCATCAAACTAGAGCAAAAATATCAAATATCGACTCTCAAGTACATCATCTAAAATAAAAAGTCCCATATTCTCCACATACTCATGAAATACCTTGGGTTGCAATCCCTTAGTGAGTAGATCTATTAACATGTAATCAATGCTAATATGCTTTATTGTTATTTGACCACTCTGAACTATTTATTTAACTACTAAAAATTTGATATTGATGTACTTAGACTTTGAAGAGTTGTGGTTGTTCTTTGAATGCAACTCATGACTTTTTATCACAATTGATATATAATGGTCTATCAATGTCATTGACTATCTATAATTGTGATGAAGTTTTGCAACCATATTCCTTGATTGAATGCCTCATACTTTGCTATGAATCATGCTTCTATGGTGGAAGTAGCTATAAGTGTTGTTTGATGCTTTTCCTTGATATAACTCCTCCAACCATCATAAAGTTGGCAAAAGGCAATTGGGCTCGCCCCCAGCTCTCCTACCACCCGTCTtaggaccaacacggaggaggtaaattacgagTGACTACTAGCCCTTGAAATAGTGATTGACGCATGAGGAGACATTTACCTTAGCTATGTCGAGATTTGAACCATCATAAAGACATAACATGTAGTGGATCTCCTACTCACTATAAAGAAGGTGTTTTTAAAAGTGGTTTTAAGACCGCTCTTGAAAATTAAGCAACGAAATCAGTTTGAATTAAACCGTTTCTATTATCTTACTTTTTCAGAATGATTTTGTAGGTGCTCTTGTTAAATAGCTTTAGTACTGATTTGAATAAATTGATGCTGTAAAACATTCTTAATGATACAACTATTAGAAGCAATCTTAAAATTACTGATATTGGAAACTTTTAACAACGATTCTCTGTCAAATGTTGCTACTAATAGTTTCTATTACTATaacttctaaaaaaaattatcaaaccaTTTATACTGAATACTTTGAACATCATTTAGTGTAAAGTACTATTATAAATCACTTCTATTGCTCTATTATTTCAGAATTAGTTTTCAAACTATACCTATTGCACAATTTTAGCCCCGATTTACATAAACCACTACTGTAATCACTCATAATGATACAACTATTAGAACTAATCTTGAAACTATTGATAATTGATACTTTTAATAGCGATTTTGTATCAAACGTTGTCGCTAATTGCTCTTAATGATATAACTATTAGAAATAATCTTGAAAGTACTAATAATGAATACTTTTAGTAGTGATTCTGTATCAAACGATGCTACTAACCGCTTCTATTGCTCTAACTTctagaaatagttttcaaacctctcatattgaattttttttacagCATTTTGTGTAAAGTGCTACTATAAACCACTTCTATTGCTttaatattttagaattgatttttAAAGTATATCTACTGCATAGTTTTAGCGCCGATTTGCATAAACCTCTACTGTAAACAGCTCTTAATAATACAACTATTAAAAATAATCTTGAAACTACTAATATAGGGTACTTTTAGTAGTAGTTCTGTGTCAAACGTTTCTACTAACTGTTTTTATTGTTCTAACTTCTAGGAGTAGTTTTCAAATCGGTACTTATGTCGGTATTTCCTAGGCTTAGATCTTCACCACTAGACATGATGCCTTTCTCTGTTTTTCATCATATATAGGTCATTCCAAGCGAACTTGCCTCAGACTCTTAGAAAAAATTAACAAAGTGGTGCATTATCATCAACAAACTCGATTTCCCTCTCAAGGGCACTCGTAGATCTCCTGTCAAGTGTCCTTATCCTTGTGAGCCTTAGGACAGACGATAATTTTCTGATTTTTAATTCTGAATTACTTGTAGGAATTAAAAGACAAATATGACCTACTCCAACAATATGACTTCCTTTACTCTTACTTTTGATAGCCCATCATTTGTTTATCGAACTTTGTTTGATTTAAGAATTGTTTGTTTAGACAATTTATATATGTGATTAATATTATGCATTCTATCcgtctttttcttttttaaagaaTATTAATTGTCAAATTAGTACAAATTATCTCCCAAGTTAATTAGTCCACTCCTGCAATTTCTCCTCATCCCATTGATCGTTAAAGCTAGAAGAAACACAAATATGGAAGGAGGCTTATTAAATTGTAGTTAACATATCTAAATATTAATAAAGGTCAAAATCAATTTACcccttaaaatattatagatttTAACAATCTAAGTTTCTAGATATCCTTAGAAAAATTTATTACGATAAATAATTTAATTGCGAGTTGATTTATAAACTAGTTGTTGattttcaaattaacttaaaattttaaaatcaaaactaCTGCTATAAATTAGTAGCTACCTTCAGTTGAAAAttattgtaatgtaattttatgttgaaaaattattttgataaaaaaatttaattgtgaaatgttttgtattttaaattttcaaaaagttttaaaAGGATATCAATAATATGACGTTGAATTGCTGATTAAGCTCTAAAATAATCAATCTATCTATGCAGTAATCACTCATTGGATAAAACAAGGGTAACAAATCACAAGTAGCATGCTCCGACTTTGATATTGTTTACCACCATTCAATTAGAGTTGATCCAATGGTTGACAATTACTATCCCCTCTGTCCCGCTCAATCTCGCTAAAATAGACAATCTCAATCTCCAAACCCTAATCTCTCACTATTTCTTCCACAGTCGTGAAATGCCCAAGATGAAGCAGATGACACGAAAGTCTACCAGTAGCAAGGCATTGAGGAAGCAGTAAACAGCAAAGGCCCTGAGGAAGTTGGCCTCCACGATTGCCGGCGTGAAGAAGCCCAACCACTTCTGTTTGGGCACAATGTCACCAAAGGAGATTCGGAAGTACTAGAAGAGCATGGAGTTCTGATCTAGAAGTTGCCGTTCTAGCGCTTGGTGCATGAGATCGTGCAAGACTTTAAGACTGACGTTTGTTTCTAGAGCGCCGTCACCGCCGTCGCTACCATCGCCGCAGTCACCTTCTTATAGGAGGCTACGGAGGCCTACTTGGCTGGACTCTTTGAGGACAACAACCTCTGTGCGATCCACACCAAGAGGGTGACCATCATGGATCCGTGGTGAGAGGGCTTTAGATCCAGTGAGTAAAGCAATAAGTTATAGGCTGCTTCAATTCTTATGCAATGCTTCAATTAACAATCCAATCATGCTAAAGAGAAATGATACAAACAAAAAACATCACAATTCTCTGAATGATAAATAATGCAATATCTTTGTTGCAACTCTTAATTCTAAAATGGCATATGACTGGCTTTCATTTGGTTTATGAATGGTTTAAAATGGATTTATATTAACAACTTAAAGAGCGATCATAAATAGCTCCAAATTGCTCCACGGGGTTATCCGAAGTGGTTGGGGCGTAGAAGTTTGTCCAATGAGAACGTGGGTTCGAATCGCGACGGCAACAAGGACGTAAATCCCTTATCCCCGTGTCCCTCAGCCCACTGCGCCCTTAACCCCTTCGGCTACCGTGATTAACCCCTCTCGTGATCGCCTTGGGCAAGGTCCACGGGGGCGCTGGGGACGAGCGTTATCACCTTTTTTCCAATAAATAACTCCAAATTTACAGTTTCATCAATAGTTTCAAAGTGCTTCTAAAACCATTACTTTCAAGAAGGGTTGGGAATTGCTCCAATATGCTTGGCATCAGGAATGGTTCAAAACTATTTTATACCCAACAACTTCAAAAGCGGTTCACAATTGCTCTTAAATTCCTAACTTCAGAAGTGATTTGAAACCACTTGAATATCCATGGTCTGTAGGAGCAGCTGAAAACTATTTTTACACCAAATGGGTTCTAGAGCGGTTTGAATCGCTCCTAAATTTCTAGCTTTAACAATGTTTTGAAAAACTCCTATACCCATGCTATTTAGGAGCGGTTTAAAATTATTCTTACACCTGAAAGGTTTCAGAGTGGTTTGAACTGATCCTAAATTTATAGCTACAAAAGAGGTTTGAAACCATTGTTATATACATAATGTGTAAGATTGGTTTCAAACCGTACCTACAAAGAATAATAGGAGTAGTTTTCCAACTTTTATCAATGGTTATGAAAACCCTATAGGATATAGGGATGGCAACAAGAGGAGTGATTTTGTAACCGATGGTACAAGTGTATAAGTGGTTGAAAACCGTTCttgaaagtaaaaaaaatcacTACTATATGAGCATTTTTTTGTTGTGACCATCTAGTATCCAACAAAGTCAGAGTCTAAATATCTAATTACCTCTAAGTGATTAAGCCTCTAATATGTGAGCAtactttttttttgttctttacaAATATCACATAACCGTCTTTAAGACTTTCTAGTGATCTAAACCGGTAAGATATGGCAAATCATAATAACCTTATTGGacttttcaggaatttttagaaattttctggaatttaaacggagtccgtatgactcatTTTGAGGGATGAATCGATGAGGCTAGTtggaggcctgtttggaatacctaaattaagtgggaattgattatgattgaacttaggttttaatttggTTAACCTAGGTTAATGCTATAGCAACCTAGCTTTAAAAATGCTGAAACCCCTTCTTTCCCTCGATTCTTTCCTTCTCCTCTGTTCATTGCATCTCGAGCCTCATCAGCGATCGACGATCTTTCTCTTCCCCTCTCGGCATCGTCGACACAGAGCACACCGAAGCTTCGAGGAGGAAAGCTACTGATTCTTCTcctctctccttctctcttgaTTTCTCTCTCGTGGACAATCCAATGCACCCGACATCGACGGAGGGCGACTTCTTTTTGACGATCTCGTTCTCTCCGCGTCGCTTGAGGATCGTCGATGGATTCTTGAAGGTACTATCGTTGTCCGAACCTTTTTCTAGTGGAGCGATCACCTTCTCTATCAGTTCTTGCGCGCGCCCGAGGAGATCCGATCTAGGGCTCAATGAGGGGCCTTGATCCACGTCGTCTCCAGTCGATTGACCTTCTCATTCATCCTCTTCAATCTGTTGCAGGAGAGTGATCGGTTGCTCCACATCTGCTGGACTAGATCAAGCGACGACATCTTGAAGCGACCGATCTAGGAAGGCATCGGATCAAGGTATTGGTGGATTTCCCTTGTTGCTGATCACTACTACTCCAtttcttgaagctgtggaggtctCAGAGTAGACGTGAGGGTCTGTTGAGGTAAGTTTGTACTATTGGTTAGGGTTTCAACAATTCTTTTACTGTATAATTAGTTTTctggattgattcttggaaggTTGTGGTATAGTTACGTTGTTCTTTGTAGCTTCCGGACAGTGGGTGTAGGGTTGTGAGGTACTAGATTGGCTGCCCTATCTCCAGGTGAGTGTATTCTAGTGATGTACTTCTGATTTTCTCATTAGTAtgttactaaattaggttttctaaTAGGATTTTTAGGGTTGCATTGTTCTAGGTAACCATGGTTAGCTATTACCTTAGAGTAGTTATTTATTTGTAGGTGATTCATCTATTTttagtgtgtgtgtgtatatatatatatatatatatatattacataaaTTGTATATATATACATTACATAAATTGTATATGTAACACAGGACCTTAATCGGAGATGAGCCACGTGATGTGAGTGGTTCTGTTGATACGAGATATATCGAAGCGGGTACGTCCTGCTTTgtctctttagtacattgatcttagtgcatgagctatatattCAGATAGTTATTGtgcttatcttgactccactcatatttttcttgtgcttgatgcttatccactcgatctttgagctacttgtttctatatctatatagtctcttgttgctatttataatatttagcagatactagataccatgtttacttgttTTGGCTACTTTATTCATGTATCTTATTAAGCATGCGGGCtttatgtagcatacctgatttctgtttatatatatatgatgactgttgcattttacgcatcatgtcatttcaTGCATGCCGGCAACCATGTTGTTGGCGCTAATCGAaattccgttctatttcccctgtacaaaaatttgtacaaacacagaacttttcttagcaacccatgtgcttttcagaagttaaacttggattgcaaacgaaacttaatattattaatccaagttcaacccatgtgttcatcagaagttaaaccatattacagaagttgattaaatatctatttcaaggattgactttcaGGTCATTGgtgaggcacttgaccttcttgggtatgagatcatccaccacttcctagtcaaagtctttcaaagaaattaaatatttaaactccttacagtaaactctaggttaaactacagatacCTCAATCAAAACACAAGATCGCTAGCATCTTGTgttgggaaaaggaaaaataaactagtacatagcggaaacaattaagtagttatacctttctttatagcttaaagacctcttgatcttctgctgtattcctctcattctcttagatgttgtgtgggcgatgatctaccaagacgcaaagacgacccaagtccttctttcttccaaaactttcggccactaagggatcaaagctaggaacaccacctcttgtttttctttcttccttgcaaaccgccggccacaagatggttgaagcctttTGATGCCGCCGgacttaggtgagaaagcaagaggagaataagaatatgagggggccgaccactgttagagtgtatactaaaaatctaattttttgtaaacatttattt from Zingiber officinale cultivar Zhangliang chromosome 4A, Zo_v1.1, whole genome shotgun sequence includes the following:
- the LOC121969856 gene encoding long-chain-alcohol oxidase FAO4A-like, encoding MEMAPAAKQHPNLLTRREMEALTAVCDTLLPSVQLPRVDDEGLVEFYATSASMAGTPAVVGGLLSGGIRHPLMWLLRFALWLLSTWYGTFALCGRRSLSPEFPFFSSFAGVERGKREEVLLAWSLSSFFIFRMLFRTFKYLIAFVYFTQLKEDKTNVAWKAMDYCGPDPDVSVYSTQRAPLHGALLRMDMPRDAILQTIRSAGFRATTSSFLTVACDVVVIGSGCGGSVVAGVLAKAGHKVIVIEKGSYFPRSDLSLLEGDALSHMYECGGILPNWDLTTLFLAGSTVGGGSAVNWSASIRTPEHVRREWCDKFGLELFGRESYDRALDAVCDRMGVQTGVEEEGFNNMVLRKGCEALGMEPADVPRNAPPDHYCGWCHLGCRSGKKRSTTETWLADLADSGNGLILPGCSAVRILMHQKDRGPNQRRRVAKGVAVAFAFGGGVQEFVVESEVTVVACGALNTPGLLKRSGLKNAHIGRHLHVHPVVMAWGYFPPDKWPDNGKRNYEGGILTTMYSESHESGYGTLLQTPMLHPGMFATVTPWASAADFRERMARFSRTVHVFALVRDKGSGTVDGSEWVCYGMEEEDEGKLKVALEAAIRVLAAAGAEEVGTQHAKGERVRVVEGGVEWLARKVRKRVLRDGRTPVMSAHQMGSCRMSAEERKGAVSQSGETWEVEKLYVADTSVFPTALGVNPMVTVQAIAYCTSQSILKVLQKQKQKQKQQQSTI